From Senegalia massiliensis, a single genomic window includes:
- the tpiA gene encoding triose-phosphate isomerase — translation MRKPIIAGNWKMNKTISEGVDFVKQIKHLGDNTDVEVVVCVPFVSLESIKKELKGSNVKLGSQNIHWEENGAYTGEISPLMLKEIGIDYAIIGHSERRQYFGDTDETVNKKVKTSLAHDIKPIVCVGETLEERENNTAEEKVKVQITKALDGISEKEMSDIVLAYEPIWAIGTGKTASSEDANEMIAFIRDIIKEKYDEEISETVRIQYGGSVKPQNVTEIMNQPDIDGALVGGASLKKDDFTELVRF, via the coding sequence GTGAGAAAACCAATAATTGCTGGAAACTGGAAAATGAACAAAACAATATCTGAAGGTGTTGATTTTGTAAAACAAATTAAACATCTTGGAGATAATACTGATGTGGAAGTTGTGGTATGTGTACCATTTGTATCACTTGAAAGTATTAAAAAAGAGCTTAAAGGTAGTAATGTAAAATTAGGCTCACAAAATATTCATTGGGAAGAAAATGGTGCTTATACAGGTGAAATATCACCTTTGATGTTAAAAGAAATTGGTATAGATTATGCTATCATAGGTCATTCAGAAAGAAGACAATACTTTGGAGACACAGATGAAACAGTAAATAAAAAAGTGAAAACAAGTTTAGCTCATGATATAAAACCTATTGTATGTGTTGGTGAGACATTAGAAGAAAGAGAAAATAATACTGCAGAAGAAAAAGTTAAAGTTCAAATAACTAAAGCATTAGATGGAATAAGTGAAAAAGAAATGTCAGATATAGTTTTAGCTTATGAGCCTATTTGGGCAATAGGTACAGGTAAAACTGCTTCTAGTGAAGATGCAAATGAGATGATAGCTTTTATAAGAGATATAATTAAGGAAAAATATGATGAGGAAATATCAGAAACTGTAAGGATTCAATATGGTGGTAGTGTTAAACCTCAAAATGTCACTGAAATTATGAATCAACCTGATATTGATGGAGCATTAGTAGGAGGAGCAAGTCTTAAAAAAGATGACTTCACTGAACTTGTAAGGTTTTAA
- a CDS encoding phosphoglycerate kinase — protein MMQNKKTIEDLDIRGKRVLVRCDFNVPMDENRNITDDRRIKSALPTIEYILENDGKVVLMSHLGRPKGEPKKEFSLEPVAKRLADLLGREVIFAEDDEVVGESAKKAVSEMEIGDVVLLQNTRFRKEEKKNEEEFAKSLASLGDIFVNDAFGTAHRAHASNVGVSKHLPSAIGYLVKRELDVMAGAISNPERPFLAILGGAKVTDKIGVIENLLDKVDSLIIGGGMSYTFLNAQGHEVGTSLLEKDKVNLAKELMEKAEQKNVKLLLPVDIVITKEFKNDSEYKTVNIDSIPKDMMGLDIGEKTRDLFSEEIKNSKTVIWNGPMGVFEMENFAKGTNRIAEAMAESDATTIIGGGDSAAAVEKTGLNDKMTHISTGGGASLELFEGKKLPGIEAIEDK, from the coding sequence TTGATGCAAAATAAGAAGACAATAGAAGATTTAGATATAAGAGGTAAAAGAGTATTAGTTAGATGTGACTTTAATGTTCCAATGGACGAAAATAGAAATATAACAGATGATAGAAGGATAAAAAGTGCGCTTCCTACTATTGAGTATATATTAGAAAATGATGGAAAAGTTGTACTTATGTCTCACTTAGGTAGACCAAAAGGTGAACCTAAGAAGGAATTTAGTTTAGAACCAGTTGCAAAAAGACTTGCAGATTTATTAGGAAGAGAAGTTATATTTGCAGAAGATGATGAAGTTGTAGGGGAAAGTGCAAAAAAAGCAGTAAGTGAAATGGAAATTGGAGATGTAGTATTACTTCAAAATACTAGATTCAGAAAAGAAGAAAAGAAAAATGAAGAAGAATTTGCTAAAAGCTTAGCATCATTAGGCGATATTTTTGTAAATGATGCTTTTGGAACAGCACATAGAGCTCATGCATCAAATGTAGGAGTTTCAAAACACTTACCTTCTGCAATTGGATACTTAGTAAAACGTGAATTAGATGTTATGGCTGGTGCAATTTCAAATCCAGAAAGACCTTTTCTTGCAATACTTGGAGGAGCAAAAGTAACTGATAAAATTGGAGTAATAGAAAATTTATTAGATAAAGTAGATTCTTTAATAATAGGTGGAGGAATGTCTTATACGTTTTTAAATGCACAAGGACATGAAGTAGGTACATCTTTATTAGAGAAAGATAAAGTGAATTTAGCAAAAGAATTAATGGAAAAAGCAGAACAAAAAAATGTAAAACTTTTATTGCCTGTAGATATAGTTATAACAAAAGAATTTAAAAATGACTCAGAATATAAAACTGTAAATATTGATAGCATACCAAAAGATATGATGGGACTTGATATAGGAGAAAAAACTAGAGATTTATTTTCTGAGGAAATAAAAAATTCTAAAACTGTAATATGGAATGGTCCAATGGGCGTATTTGAAATGGAGAATTTTGCAAAGGGAACTAATAGAATAGCAGAAGCCATGGCTGAATCTGATGCTACAACTATAATAGGTGGTGGAGATAGTGCAGCAGCTGTAGAAAAAACAGGATTAAATGATAAAATGACTCATATCTCTACTGGTGGTGGAGCATCACTTGAACTTTTTGAAGGGAAAAAATTACCAGGAATTGAAGCTATAGAAGATAAATAG
- the gap gene encoding type I glyceraldehyde-3-phosphate dehydrogenase, with product MTMKVAINGFGRIGRNVLRAALENNVEELEFVAVNNSGKVEDLAHLFKYDSLFGKFEGEVKAEDDYIVIDGKKIKKLNERDPEKLPWKELGVDLVIESTGVFRDREGAEKHIKAGAKKVLISAPAKDEDITIVMGVNEKDYDKDNHNIISNASCTTNCLAPFSKVILDKFGIKSGLMTTVHAYTNDQRILDGTHKDLRRARAAAESIIPTTTGAAKAVGLVIPELKGIVNGMAMRVPTPTVSVVDIVFELENSATAEEVNKALKEAAEGELKGILAYSDEPLVSMDYRKDPNSSIIDGLSTMTVGDNLVKVVSWYDNEWGYSSRVVDLAKLIAEKGL from the coding sequence ATGACTATGAAAGTAGCAATTAATGGTTTTGGTAGAATAGGAAGAAATGTATTGAGGGCAGCATTAGAAAATAATGTTGAGGAATTAGAATTTGTTGCAGTTAATAACTCAGGTAAGGTTGAAGATTTAGCACATTTGTTTAAATATGATTCACTTTTTGGAAAATTTGAAGGAGAAGTGAAAGCAGAAGATGACTATATAGTAATTGATGGTAAAAAAATAAAGAAATTAAATGAAAGAGATCCTGAAAAATTACCATGGAAAGAACTTGGAGTAGATTTAGTAATTGAATCAACAGGAGTATTCAGAGATAGAGAAGGCGCAGAAAAGCATATTAAAGCAGGAGCTAAAAAAGTATTAATTTCTGCTCCAGCAAAAGACGAAGATATTACTATAGTAATGGGTGTAAATGAAAAAGATTATGACAAAGATAATCATAACATTATTTCAAATGCATCTTGTACTACAAACTGTTTAGCACCTTTCTCAAAAGTTATATTAGATAAATTTGGTATTAAAAGTGGACTTATGACAACAGTTCATGCATATACTAATGACCAAAGAATACTAGATGGAACGCATAAAGACTTAAGAAGAGCAAGAGCAGCAGCAGAAAGTATAATTCCAACAACAACAGGAGCAGCAAAAGCTGTAGGATTAGTTATTCCTGAACTTAAAGGTATAGTTAATGGTATGGCAATGAGAGTACCAACACCAACTGTTTCAGTAGTTGATATAGTATTTGAATTAGAAAATAGTGCAACAGCTGAAGAAGTAAACAAAGCATTAAAAGAAGCAGCAGAAGGAGAATTAAAAGGAATATTAGCTTACTCTGATGAACCATTAGTATCTATGGATTATAGAAAAGATCCTAACTCATCAATTATAGATGGATTATCTACTATGACAGTAGGAGATAATTTAGTTAAAGTTGTATCTTGGTATGATAATGAGTGGGGTTATTCTTCAAGAGTAGTAGACTTAGCTAAACTTATAGCAGAAAAAGGACTTTAA
- a CDS encoding sugar-binding transcriptional regulator, translating to MKDIINLQKKIMPEMIELLNKRYNILRTVYYNSPIGRRTLANSLGIGERAIRTEVDILKKQGLLEVKSMGMNVTEVGINIIDDLKEFIYELRDLSILEEKLKKILDLKNIYVVPGDFDNDQYILSDIGKEASKHILNTINDNNILGITGGTTMAEVANNMPNVHNLKDILVLPARGGIGKDLKTQSNNIAAKIAEKLNGSYKLLHIPDNIGKEALDTLMKFDEIKSLIDSIKKIDILVFGIGRADTMAERRNLSEDIIDSLKTNKAVSEAFGYYFDTFGNIVRESNTVGLNLKDFKRIKNVIGIAAGAKKAEAILAITALRNDLTLIVDEGAARAILKKVK from the coding sequence ATGAAAGATATAATTAATCTGCAAAAAAAAATTATGCCTGAAATGATAGAATTGCTCAATAAGAGGTATAATATACTAAGAACTGTTTATTATAACTCTCCTATTGGAAGAAGAACCTTAGCTAATTCATTAGGAATAGGAGAAAGGGCAATTAGAACAGAAGTTGACATTCTAAAAAAGCAAGGATTATTAGAAGTTAAATCTATGGGTATGAATGTTACAGAAGTAGGCATAAATATAATAGATGATTTAAAAGAATTCATTTATGAATTGAGAGATTTATCAATTCTAGAAGAGAAATTGAAAAAAATATTGGATTTAAAAAATATTTATGTAGTGCCAGGCGATTTTGATAATGATCAATATATATTATCTGATATTGGAAAAGAAGCTTCAAAACACATATTAAATACAATAAATGATAATAATATATTAGGAATCACTGGTGGAACTACTATGGCAGAAGTTGCAAATAATATGCCTAATGTTCATAATCTAAAAGATATATTAGTTTTACCAGCAAGAGGTGGAATTGGTAAGGATCTAAAAACTCAATCTAATAATATTGCAGCTAAAATAGCAGAAAAGTTGAATGGTAGTTATAAATTATTACATATACCAGACAATATTGGAAAAGAAGCATTAGATACTCTTATGAAATTTGATGAAATAAAATCTTTGATAGATTCTATAAAAAAAATAGATATATTAGTATTTGGAATTGGTAGAGCAGATACTATGGCTGAAAGAAGAAATTTATCTGAAGATATCATAGATTCACTTAAAACAAACAAAGCTGTATCAGAGGCATTTGGATATTATTTTGATACTTTCGGAAATATAGTGAGAGAATCAAACACTGTAGGTCTTAATTTAAAAGATTTCAAAAGAATCAAAAATGTAATAGGAATTGCAGCAGGAGCAAAAAAAGCAGAAGCAATACTTGCAATTACAGCCTTAAGAAATGACTTAACTTTAATAGTTGACGAAGGTGCAGCGAGAGCAATACTTAAAAAAGTTAAATAA
- the rpoN gene encoding RNA polymerase factor sigma-54, whose amino-acid sequence MRMGFDLSLQQTQKLVMTPELRQAIKLLQFNSYELNEYLETQMESNPLIERELKKDNKETQEDVSIDQKEDIDWKEYSNQYDDISYKKVNRNKDEYNYENFITKEESLKEHLSLQLDLTFSEGIDKLIASILIENIDSNGYISTSLEDISSYLNISTKKIEDILYLIQTFEPIGVGARDIKECLKIQLKNKKLDDPDIISIINNHLEDVGANRLGKISKTIGISIKRVQYLCDIIKTLEPKPGRGFPSDDDDIKYVKPDVVLEEVDGEYIIRVNDTTAPRLIINDFYKNMLNNKENNDASKFINHKLNSAMWLIKSIEQRRMTIFKVVTSIVKYQKDFFKKGQKFLKPLTLREIADDIEMHESTVSRATNGKYIQTPRGLFELKYFFSSGIKASDGNVASTGVKSIIKELVENENSKKPLSDQKIADTLKQKEINISRRTVAKYRDELNIPSSSKRRRY is encoded by the coding sequence ATGAGGATGGGATTTGATTTATCATTACAACAGACTCAAAAACTAGTTATGACTCCAGAGTTAAGACAGGCTATTAAGCTATTACAATTTAATAGCTATGAGCTCAATGAATATTTAGAAACTCAAATGGAATCTAATCCTTTAATAGAAAGAGAATTAAAAAAAGATAATAAAGAAACTCAAGAAGACGTTTCTATAGATCAAAAAGAGGATATTGACTGGAAAGAATATTCAAATCAATATGATGATATTAGTTATAAAAAAGTCAATAGAAATAAAGATGAATATAATTATGAAAACTTTATAACGAAAGAGGAGTCTTTAAAAGAACATTTATCTTTGCAATTAGATTTAACTTTTTCAGAAGGTATAGATAAATTAATTGCATCAATTTTAATTGAAAATATAGATAGTAATGGTTATATTAGCACTTCTTTAGAAGATATTTCATCATATCTAAATATAAGTACAAAAAAGATAGAAGATATTTTATATCTTATTCAAACATTTGAACCAATAGGTGTAGGGGCAAGAGATATAAAAGAATGTTTAAAAATTCAATTAAAAAATAAAAAATTAGATGATCCTGACATTATATCTATAATAAATAATCATTTGGAAGATGTAGGGGCAAACAGGTTAGGAAAAATATCAAAAACAATTGGTATAAGTATAAAAAGAGTTCAGTATCTTTGTGATATAATTAAAACTCTTGAACCTAAACCTGGTCGAGGATTTCCAAGTGATGATGATGATATAAAATATGTTAAACCAGATGTAGTATTAGAGGAAGTTGATGGAGAATATATAATAAGAGTAAATGATACCACAGCACCAAGATTAATTATAAATGATTTTTATAAAAATATGTTAAATAACAAAGAAAATAATGATGCTTCTAAGTTCATTAATCATAAATTAAATTCTGCTATGTGGCTTATTAAAAGCATAGAACAGAGAAGAATGACCATATTTAAAGTAGTTACTTCTATTGTGAAATATCAAAAAGATTTTTTCAAAAAGGGACAGAAATTTTTAAAACCTTTAACTTTAAGAGAGATAGCAGATGATATAGAAATGCATGAATCTACAGTAAGTAGAGCAACGAATGGCAAGTATATTCAAACTCCTAGAGGACTATTTGAATTAAAATATTTTTTTTCTAGTGGCATAAAAGCAAGTGATGGGAATGTAGCTTCTACAGGTGTTAAATCAATAATAAAAGAATTAGTAGAGAATGAAAATTCTAAAAAACCTTTAAGTGATCAAAAAATAGCTGATACACTTAAACAAAAAGAAATAAATATCTCTAGACGAACTGTAGCTAAATATAGAGATGAGCTAAATATTCCATCATCATCAAAAAGAAGAAGATACTAG
- a CDS encoding ABC transporter permease, whose translation MLGDLGFIIGTSLMYAAPLLFTALGGVMSENSGVVNIGLEGMMAVGAFTGAAVGYFSGNPWLAFILAGLAAGVFGLLHAIASVTFHAEQVVSGIAINFLGPGIALFMSRLLFNNSTMTKSIDFSAKMPRPLNGVFESNSFLDLVFNQYATVYMAFILVFIVWFTLYKTKLGLRIRAVGEHPAAADTLGVSVTKIRYLSVILSGVFAGFGGAAMSIAVVSNFRPTLISGQGFIALAAVIFGKWKPQGAMWACLLFGAAQGLTVYLGGSAVINVSSQLLAMLPYLLTLMILTGFVGRATAPAANGEPYQKGER comes from the coding sequence ATGCTAGGTGATTTAGGATTTATAATAGGAACTTCACTTATGTATGCAGCACCACTTTTATTTACAGCTTTAGGTGGAGTCATGTCAGAAAACTCTGGAGTGGTTAATATAGGTCTTGAAGGAATGATGGCAGTAGGTGCATTTACAGGAGCAGCAGTAGGATATTTCTCGGGAAATCCATGGCTTGCTTTTATTCTTGCAGGACTAGCTGCTGGAGTATTTGGTTTACTTCATGCAATAGCTTCAGTTACATTCCATGCAGAGCAAGTGGTATCAGGTATTGCAATTAACTTTTTAGGTCCTGGTATTGCATTATTTATGAGTAGATTGTTATTTAATAACTCTACAATGACTAAATCAATAGATTTTTCTGCTAAGATGCCAAGACCATTAAATGGAGTGTTTGAATCAAATTCCTTTTTAGACTTAGTATTTAATCAATACGCTACTGTTTATATGGCTTTTATATTAGTTTTTATAGTTTGGTTTACACTATATAAGACAAAATTAGGGTTAAGGATAAGAGCTGTTGGAGAACATCCGGCGGCAGCAGATACACTAGGAGTTAGTGTAACTAAGATAAGATATCTATCTGTAATATTATCAGGTGTATTTGCAGGATTTGGAGGAGCTGCTATGAGTATTGCAGTTGTTTCTAACTTTAGACCTACATTAATATCTGGTCAAGGGTTTATAGCACTTGCTGCAGTAATATTTGGTAAATGGAAGCCACAAGGTGCTATGTGGGCATGTTTATTATTTGGAGCAGCTCAAGGACTGACCGTTTATTTAGGCGGTTCAGCTGTAATAAATGTTTCTTCACAATTATTAGCAATGCTTCCTTATTTATTAACATTAATGATTCTTACAGGATTTGTAGGTAGAGCAACAGCTCCAGCTGCAAATGGTGAACCTTATCAAAAAGGTGAAAGATAA
- a CDS encoding ABC transporter permease, translating into MADKDKNIKKDNKYSVKERLFSSGLTFTLLSILVGFLIGAVVLLIAGFNPLYAYRIIIEGIFSRTKYISYAIIYSTPLIITGLSVTFAFRTGLFNIGAEGQFIIGSLVAGLIGHFLELPLVLHVIVILIGAALAAGLWGGIAGFLKAKFGVHEVIATIMLNWIALYLNNYIIMKPFFRRPESETSKEILDSASITFVENWKYSDAGREWLSGHPYLKDFLSAPANAGIIFAIILAIMVWYVLNKTTLGYELRAVGYNKFAAEYGGIKVKKSIVTSMVIAGAIAGLAGAIQVMGVTKSVIVLPLMEGYGFDGIAVSLIAGNMAIGNIFSGLLFGALKYGGPKIQPPLGAPSEVIDIMIGTIVFFIAIPKIFKMVMEIKNRKRGEKNAR; encoded by the coding sequence ATGGCAGATAAGGATAAAAACATAAAAAAAGATAATAAATACTCTGTTAAAGAAAGATTGTTTTCAAGTGGATTAACATTTACGCTTTTATCTATTTTAGTAGGATTTTTAATAGGAGCAGTAGTACTTTTAATTGCTGGATTTAACCCATTGTATGCTTATAGAATAATAATAGAAGGTATATTTAGTAGAACAAAATATATTTCTTATGCCATCATATATTCCACACCTCTAATAATTACAGGACTTTCTGTAACATTTGCATTTAGAACAGGATTGTTTAATATAGGAGCAGAAGGACAATTTATAATAGGTTCACTTGTAGCAGGATTAATAGGACATTTTTTAGAGTTGCCTTTAGTTTTACATGTAATTGTAATTTTGATAGGAGCAGCATTAGCTGCTGGATTATGGGGTGGTATTGCAGGATTTTTAAAGGCAAAATTTGGAGTACATGAGGTTATAGCAACAATAATGCTTAACTGGATTGCACTATATTTAAATAATTATATTATAATGAAACCTTTCTTTAGAAGACCAGAAAGTGAGACATCAAAAGAGATATTGGATAGTGCAAGTATTACATTTGTTGAAAATTGGAAATATAGTGATGCAGGAAGAGAATGGTTAAGTGGACACCCTTATTTAAAAGATTTTTTATCAGCTCCTGCAAATGCTGGAATTATTTTTGCTATAATTTTAGCTATAATGGTATGGTATGTTTTAAATAAGACAACATTAGGATATGAACTTCGTGCTGTAGGATATAATAAATTTGCAGCAGAATACGGTGGAATTAAAGTTAAAAAAAGTATCGTTACATCAATGGTAATTGCTGGGGCTATTGCAGGATTAGCTGGAGCTATACAAGTAATGGGTGTAACTAAAAGTGTAATAGTATTGCCACTTATGGAAGGCTATGGCTTTGATGGAATAGCTGTATCTCTTATAGCAGGAAATATGGCAATAGGGAATATTTTTTCAGGATTATTATTTGGAGCACTTAAATATGGTGGACCTAAAATACAACCACCGTTAGGAGCACCATCTGAAGTAATTGACATAATGATAGGAACTATAGTGTTCTTTATAGCTATACCAAAAATATTTAAGATGGTAATGGAAATAAAGAATAGGAAACGAGGTGAAAAAAATGCTAGGTGA
- a CDS encoding ABC transporter ATP-binding protein has protein sequence MKNITKKFGNFTANDNINLTVHKGEVHALLGENGAGKTTLMNILYGLYKQTSGDIYIREEKIDISDPNVAIGKGIGMVHQHFMLVQPFTVTENIILGMETLKGISLDMEKARKDVKELSDKYGLYVDPDAKIEDISVGMQQRVEILKALYRGAEILILDEPTAVLTPQEIVDLMEIIRGLTEQGKTIIIITHKLKEIKMIADYCTIIRRGKHIDTVEVSKTSQDDLASKMVGREVNFNVDKEDREPGDVTLKIEDLVVKDNRDINAVDGLSLELRTGEILGLAGIDGNGQSELIEALNGLRKVESGKIFINGKDVTNKSPKEIFDNKIAIIPEDRQKRGLVLDFTMAENMVLENYNKKPFSKNGVLSYENIEKFAKDLIKKFDVRPENEKIKAKSLSGGNQQKVIIAREVTNNPDVLIAAQPTRGLDVGAIEYVHKSLVNQRDNGKAVLLVSLELDEVLNVSDRIAVIYEGKIVGVIDAKDADENKLGLMMAGGGTDGR, from the coding sequence ATGAAAAATATAACTAAGAAATTTGGAAATTTCACAGCAAATGATAATATAAATCTTACTGTTCATAAAGGTGAAGTTCATGCTCTACTTGGAGAAAATGGTGCAGGGAAAACTACTCTTATGAATATATTATATGGGCTTTATAAGCAAACTTCAGGTGATATATATATAAGAGAAGAAAAGATAGATATATCTGACCCTAATGTTGCAATTGGAAAAGGAATAGGTATGGTTCATCAACATTTTATGCTTGTTCAACCATTTACAGTTACTGAAAATATCATTCTAGGAATGGAAACCTTAAAAGGGATCAGCTTAGATATGGAAAAAGCAAGAAAAGATGTAAAGGAATTGTCAGATAAATATGGTCTGTATGTAGATCCAGATGCTAAAATAGAAGATATATCTGTAGGAATGCAACAAAGAGTTGAGATATTAAAGGCTTTATATAGAGGAGCAGAAATACTTATATTGGATGAACCAACGGCAGTATTAACACCTCAAGAAATTGTTGATTTAATGGAAATAATAAGAGGGTTAACAGAACAAGGAAAAACTATAATCATAATTACACATAAATTAAAAGAAATAAAAATGATAGCAGATTATTGTACTATAATAAGAAGAGGGAAACATATTGATACTGTAGAAGTGTCTAAAACATCTCAAGATGATCTAGCATCTAAAATGGTAGGTAGAGAAGTTAATTTCAACGTAGATAAAGAAGATAGAGAGCCTGGAGATGTTACTTTAAAAATAGAAGACTTAGTGGTAAAAGACAATAGAGATATAAATGCTGTAGATGGATTATCACTTGAATTGCGTACTGGAGAAATTCTAGGTCTTGCAGGAATAGACGGGAATGGACAATCTGAATTAATTGAAGCTTTAAATGGTCTAAGAAAAGTAGAGTCAGGAAAGATATTTATAAATGGAAAGGATGTAACAAATAAATCTCCTAAGGAGATATTTGATAATAAAATTGCAATAATACCAGAAGATAGGCAAAAAAGAGGATTAGTATTAGATTTTACTATGGCAGAAAATATGGTTTTAGAAAATTATAACAAGAAACCATTTTCAAAAAATGGAGTTCTTAGTTATGAAAATATAGAAAAATTTGCAAAAGATTTAATTAAAAAATTTGATGTAAGACCTGAAAATGAAAAAATAAAAGCGAAATCTTTATCAGGAGGAAATCAACAAAAAGTAATTATCGCAAGGGAAGTTACGAATAATCCTGATGTATTAATAGCAGCACAACCTACAAGAGGTCTAGATGTAGGAGCCATAGAATATGTGCATAAATCATTAGTAAATCAAAGAGATAATGGAAAAGCAGTATTATTGGTTTCTTTAGAATTGGATGAAGTATTAAATGTATCAGATAGAATAGCAGTAATATACGAAGGTAAAATAGTTGGAGTAATTGATGCTAAAGATGCAGATGAAAACAAATTAGGTCTTATGATGGCAGGAGGTGGAACAGATGGCAGATAA
- a CDS encoding BMP family lipoprotein translates to MLKKILSLMLVFTLVFTVVVGCSTPGTDDDNNEGTDSGSEGTESDLKMAMVTDVGGISDASFNQSAWEGHQQVEEEMGITVSYKESSKDSDYGPNLETLLDEGNDLIWGIGYKMADAIAEAAEKNPDQKYAIVDSAYEDTPENVVGVLFQDEQSSFLVGYIAGKMTESNKVGFVGGIEGAVISRFENGFKAGVEYANPDAEVLVQYAESFTDAAKGKAIANSMYQDDADIVFHAAGGVGDGVIEAAKEQDKWAIGVDRDQNDLAPDNVLTSAMKRIDQAVINIAESLESDNFPGGETIRYSLEDGGVGIAPTSDKNVPEDILNEVEDVKQKIIDGEVEVPYDDDTYEEWESSK, encoded by the coding sequence ATGTTAAAGAAAATTTTATCTTTAATGCTAGTATTTACATTAGTCTTCACAGTAGTAGTTGGTTGTAGTACACCAGGTACTGATGATGACAATAACGAAGGAACTGACAGTGGTTCTGAAGGAACAGAAAGTGATCTTAAAATGGCAATGGTAACTGATGTAGGTGGTATTAGTGATGCATCATTTAACCAATCTGCTTGGGAAGGTCACCAACAAGTAGAAGAAGAAATGGGTATTACAGTATCATATAAAGAATCAAGCAAAGATTCTGATTATGGTCCAAACCTTGAAACTCTACTAGATGAAGGAAATGACCTTATTTGGGGTATAGGATATAAAATGGCAGATGCAATAGCAGAAGCAGCTGAAAAAAATCCAGATCAAAAATATGCAATAGTTGACTCTGCATATGAAGATACTCCAGAAAATGTTGTTGGAGTATTATTCCAAGATGAGCAAAGTTCATTTTTAGTTGGATATATAGCCGGAAAAATGACTGAATCTAACAAAGTAGGTTTTGTTGGAGGTATAGAAGGTGCTGTTATATCTAGATTTGAAAATGGATTTAAAGCTGGTGTGGAATATGCTAATCCAGATGCAGAAGTATTAGTTCAATATGCTGAGTCATTTACTGATGCAGCTAAAGGAAAAGCTATAGCTAATTCAATGTATCAAGATGATGCTGACATAGTATTCCATGCAGCAGGTGGAGTAGGTGATGGAGTTATAGAAGCAGCTAAAGAACAAGATAAATGGGCAATAGGTGTAGATAGAGACCAAAACGATTTAGCACCAGATAATGTTCTTACTTCAGCTATGAAGCGTATAGATCAAGCTGTTATTAATATAGCAGAGTCTCTTGAAAGTGATAATTTCCCTGGAGGAGAAACTATCAGATATAGTTTAGAAGATGGTGGAGTTGGAATTGCTCCTACATCAGATAAAAATGTTCCAGAAGATATATTAAATGAAGTTGAAGATGTTAAACAAAAAATCATTGATGGAGAAGTTGAAGTACCATATGATGATGACACATATGAAGAATGGGAATCAAGTAAATAA